A region of Mauremys mutica isolate MM-2020 ecotype Southern chromosome 2, ASM2049712v1, whole genome shotgun sequence DNA encodes the following proteins:
- the LOC123364017 gene encoding leukocyte elastase inhibitor-like — translation MMFQRGKFNWTYIQTVHTHIVELPYVNNDLSTLILLPDDISNDITGLEMLETDWSYETLSRWTSSEMMEKTEVDVYLPRIKMEESYDLKSTLSSMGVRDAFS, via the exons ATGATGTTCCAGAGAGGGAAATTTAATTGGACCTACATACAAACAGTACACACGCATATTGTTGAGCTCCCATATGTCAATAATGACCTCAGCACACTCATACTGCTACCAGATGACATCAGCAATGACATCACTGGCCTAGAAATG CTAGAAACAGACTGGTCGTATGAGACGTTATCCAGATGGACCAGCTCAGAAATGATGGAGAAAACTGAAGTGGATGTGTATCTGCCCAGGATCAAAATGGAAGAGAGTTATGACCTCAAATCTACTTTGAGCAGCATGGGGGTGCGAGATGCCTTCAGTTAG